The genomic segment CAATGGGCAGCCTCCATGGTGGCCCTCACTCCTCCCCGGCCCTGGGGGTGGGCACTGGTCAGTGGGAGGATGGGACTCAAGGACTGGGCCCTTTGCCGACCCCTGCAGGTGGCTCCTGGTGGCCTTCCCTGTGGTCTCCTGGTCCACTGTGGCTCAGCCTCAGACACAGGTGAAGGCCTAGTTGTCACTTGGCTGCTGAAGGGCAAAGTCACCCTCACTCCCTGCGGTCCCAGCACCTGCAGGGTTTGTCAGCAGAAGGTTCTCACGGTCTCTGGGCATTCTCGGGCCTCTGGCATCCTTGGCGGCCTGTCTGTCGTTAGCACCCACGCTTTGCTTGACCCAGAGGGTCCTAGATGGCACTGGTCCACCACATGGCCTTGAGAATCGAGGCCAGCTTCAGGGAGGATGGTCCCACCTTCTCTGGCCTTCAGGCCTTCACCAGCAAGGGTTCAAGCTGTCGGCCCAGCCAGTCTCTGCAGGGACACCCTGGTGGGCCCAGGGAGGGACTGGGATCAACTGGGGTCCTGGACTCACAGGGGATCCCACTGCCCTCATCTTCCCTGGTTCTGGGGGCCTAGCATGGCCCTCTCACTGTTCCCGGTAGACCTGGGGAAACTTGGCAGGCTGGGTTCCCCCATCCTCAGGGCCCTGTCCAGGGTGTCCTGGCAGGAGGCAGTTCCAGGTGCAGAGTGGACAGGCTGCATCCATATGCCTCTCCTTGACTGCCCTCTCTTTTTCTGTAGTGATGACATGGTGACCCCCCACCCACAGGCCTGGTGGCACTGCTGTCACCAGGCACTGAGAACCTGCCCCCAAGCTGGGTGGTGTAGTGGCAGTGGCTGGGCAGGGGATGCTGCTGTCCCTGCTGAGCTGAGTGGGTGCTGATGGGTAGGGGACATGGCGTGCTGACCCCTAGCCCTGCCGTCTGCAGGTCGCACCTGCCCCTCTGGGGAGCTACTCTGTCCCCCTTGGCTGGCCTAGAAGTGCCTAGAAATGTCTTTCATGTGGGGAGTCGGTGGGTGAGAGCCCCACTGTCCCATCCTTCGAGGAGAGGAGGCCTCTGGGCAGGGTCTGCACCAATTCCCCAGTGCCTGCTGAGGCCGGTGGCTGCCTTAGAGACAGTGTCGGGCACCCCCTCACCCTGGCAGGGGCGTCCTATTTCCAGAGCACAGTGCTGGGTGCTTCTGTTTGGTTGTGTTGAGCCCAGCTTTTACAGAATGAGCCTCATGGGGTGATGGGGTGGAGAAATCTGCATAGCCTTGGTATTTAGGATAACCGGAAAGTGGAGAATGAGCTTGGGGTGCAGTCTCACTCCCCGTGTCCCTGGGCACAGCTATCCGCAGGCCCACAGCAGGCATCCGGGGCTGACGccatcctccagatcccatgACTGGGCCCAGAGGCGGGACCGGGAGGGATCCGGGAAGTTGGTGCCTCCATATTCCCTGGGCGTGACATGATGTCGGGGGGTCGTGGGGAACAGCAGGACCTCCCCAGGctgggtccccacccaagtcAGGCTTGGCTGTGGCCTCATGACCACTGTGTCCCTCTGCAGAGGGATCCTTGGCTGCAGCAGGGGGTCCGGATGATCCTGACCTGGGGATGGGAAGACCTCCGTCTGTGGTTTCCCTGAAGAGCCGGCCCCGTTGGGAGGAGCAGGGTCTGTTGAAGGAGTGGGTGAACCGATAGGCAGCCAGGGATGGATGGACAGGCCGGGCTCACACCCTGCAGTCTTAGGTGGAGGGGCGAGGCTGGGGGCTGGAGTGGCCGTGGGAAGCCTGGAGGGGCAAGGCTGTGGCTCCCCCGTCCCTGTTGGCTAACCGACCTCAGGGAGGGCTTCGGAGGCTGGGCCCCGgggctcccaaggccttaggATGCCCCTGCTCCCCGTGAAGGTAACTGTGACTGCCTCCCAGAAGCCCCCGGCACCCCTGGAGGCTGcagtcccccaccccacctccattctctctctctgctccgtcatttttcaaaaataattgtgCAGCAGCACCAGACCGTCTCCGTGCCCCTCCCGCAGGCTCCCTGCGACGCCGCCCTGCCAGGCCACTAGCTCTGCGATCCCGGACCCTGCCAGGCCGGCCTCACGGTGTATAGCAAGGTGGTTTCCCCGCAAGGTTTTCATCGTTCCCTAATGGCTcgcatttatttttctccttccttggtgAGTGgccctgccagcctcagccttgtcTCTCCTTGGTGAGCGTCATTAATGCGGCTTCTGCGCCGCGATCGGAGGGGGCTGCCCCCGCCCCGCCAGCCCTGCCGCCGCTCCTCTGCCCGCCTCGAGATGGATGTTCATTTATTGCCCATAAATCTCCGCACAGCCCTTTGTGAAGACAAATCGGAGGCCTCCTGTTCCCTGGTGTTGGTGGTGGGTTTAATTGGCCCTTCCTGTGGAAGCTGCCCTTGCAGGAGAGGCTTGTAGTGGGCCAGGCCGGGCACACTGCATCTGCAGAAGAGGCCGTTCTCTGTCCCTCACTTTGTCTAGGGACTGAGGTTGGGCCATGTGCAGAGACAACGTGCCGCTCCTTCCTCATGCTTTCGAAAGATGGCCTCCCTGCATCCAAGTGGCCGGCAGCAGCCCAGGCCCAGGCAGGGCCTTCTGTCGCCCGGCGGGTGATGTCTGCAGCTTCAGCAGCTCAGCCTGTCAGGAAGGAGGCCCCAGCAGCTCCCCTGTCCGGGAAGGAGGCCCACGGGTTCTTTCTGGCGATATgggagtgctgggaagggaagagctTAGTCCCTTTAAAtggcagggaagagagaaagtgCTGGGTAGAAGAGGGGGTTATTCCTAGCTAGGGCTCCATCCCACAGACCTAGGCAAGGACAGGCACctttgcatttcccaagaccaccctcacctgccacacccccatcctgtgcctatgaACCCCCTGAGGCCCTACCAGGCACACACAAGCTGCTGGACGTGGGGAGGAGCAGATAGGCAGAggagtactcgggaggctggacATCGAGGGGATCACACCAACGGGCACTGGCATACCTGCAGGCTATCGACCTGGAGTTTGGCGGGGGCAGCCAGAGCAGAGCCGGGGCCCGACTCCAGGGAAAAGCCTTCCCCTCCATCCCCTCCTGGCTTCCCCCATCTGCTacctccactcaataaaaccttgcactcattctccgaGCCCATGTGTGTTCCAATTCTTTCCATACACCGAGGCAAGAACCTTGGGATGCAGAAAGCCCTCTGTTTTTGCGATAAGGCCGGGCTCTCATTGGGGTTTAACTGAGCTGAGTAACAGAAGCTGCCTATAGAGGGCTAAACTAAAACAGCAAAACTAGAAGAGCACctgtaggccaggcgtggtggctcatgcctgtaatcccagcattttgggaggctgaggctggcagatcacaaagtcaggaggtcgagaccagcctgaccaacatggtgaaacctgttctctactaaaaatacaaaaatttgttgggTGTGGTCacgtgctcctgtaatcccagctactcgggagactgaggcaggagaatcacttgaacccgggagacagagattgtagtgagctgaaattgccccactgcactctagcctgggtgacagagcaagactccatctcaaaataaataaataaataaataaataaataaataaataaagcatcctggggcttcagctgtaaacattgACCCCCAGACACTGTCGTGCGGTCAGAGCTGCACAGCCTGACTATGTGCCCCTAGAGGTTTGAAGAGCAGGGCACTGAAGTGAGCCACTTCCCCACTGCATGCCTTGAGAGGAGGGCAAGGGAATCTTTTCCTGTTTCaccagcacacagcaggtgcctAATAAATGCGTGGTAAACTGGTCAGAAAGAGAGGGACCCTGCACTGAGCCCAGCCACAGCACAGGCTGGGAGGGCAGGACCCCTGCCGAGCTTCACActccttcctgcagcccaggtgGCTGTGAGCCTCGCCCTGCTCCCTGCTCGGCAGGCCTCTGCTCACCCCGTGTGCAGTATCCTGTTGCTGTCTGTGCAACTCTCAGAACGCCGGGCTGGGCGCTCTGCTGAGGTCAGGGTCAGGAGTCCCTAGGCCAGCTCTGGGGACCCACAGGGCGTGAGGGGGGCCCAGgcagccagcccagcccagcctcgTTCCACTAGGTGGCCTTGGGGGCAGGGGGTCACTCCCTTGGCTTTCTGGGGCCTGGGGAACCTCATGTGAGCTTGGTCCTGTGAGAAGATAGGTTGTGGGTGAGGACAGTTGGAGGCAGGAGCAGCCTTGGCCTCAGCCTTGGGACTTCGTGGCAGAAGCACCCTGTCCAGCCCCTCCACTGGGGGCCTCAGCCAGCATGGCTCCCTGAGAGCTCCTCCAGGGCTGGGCCTAAGTGGGAACCTCTTCTTCCATGAGGGTTTACTCATTCCTCAAAACAGGCACAGAAGCAGAGGGCTATTGAGGGGTAGTGACCTGACCCCGGCTCTGGCCGTGTGGGTCTGGGCACTGTGGATCCACTCCATGACCACCTGGCTGATTGAGGACCAGCTTGGAGGATCAGggagggcttcttggaggagggaGTGGTGTCAGAACTGAGTGGAAGGAACAAGAAGATCCTAAGGCATTCTGGGGCTGGGGACTGGGGGTTGGAAGCAGCAGAAAGACAAGCCTGGACAGGGGCCTGCTCCTCTACCCACTGGCTCAGGACTCCAGGCTTGGCCCGGGAAGGACTCCCCTGCAGCACAGAGGCAGGTGGGGAGTACGGCCTACCTGGAATGGGCTTCTGGAGAGGTGTGCCCTGGCAGAGCCCCACCTCCCCGAGCAAAAGACAACAGCACCAGGCCCCAGCCCCGGAGAAGCCTGACCAACCAGGGAAGTCCCATGGCCTCCTCTGAGGAGCTTGGCGTCTAGACCGGGGTTGGCACTTCGGGGTCAGGCCAGCTGCTAGGGGGCCCTGGGCTCCGACACACGCACCCTCCCAAAAGCAGTGGTGCTCTGGGGGCCCTGGGCCTACACCCATCATAGCCCCTCTCCAAAGCCTTGGGATGCTGGGGTCCTGGACTCTTCCCCACCCGGCCTCACGTGGGGAGCCCTGCCAAGTCCAGGCTGTGGTGTGCACAAGGACCAGGCTGCTGGGCATGGCTCTGGAGAGGCCTCGCCTGGAGCTGGCTGAGAAAGGAGCCAGCTGGGGGCCGGGCAGGACCAAAGACAAGGCCACCAGTGAGCAACCTGGGGATGAGAGTGGCCGCCAGGCGGGCTGGCACTGTGGGGGAAACTGAGTCGAGGGCTGGGCCTCCTCACTGTGGCCAGAGGCCACTCAAAGTCCAGCTGACCAGACACAGAGCTGCCTCAGTCACAAGCCCCCCACAGCTCAGGGTGCCACCCCCAAGTGACATCCCCAGGCCAACTGGCGCAGTGGAGGGAACTGACATCCAGGGTCTCATGATGTCTCTGGGAACTGTGATGGAAAAACCGTCCAGCATTCGGGGCCACAGCCACAGTGGGCAGCGAAGGGTCTGCTCCCGAGTGGCCTCGAGTTCAGTCCTGCCTGACACCAGGCTTGATGCCTCTGGGCCTCTTTGCCTCATCTGCGCTCTGAGGACATGAACATTGTCTTCCAGGGGGACATGAGTGTGAGGTGCCCACCCATCCTGGGGAGGGTGCAAGCTGCAGGCAGCCTGGCGGTGAgaagccccccacccctgccgcCACAGCAGTGGCCAGCCCCAGGGACCCcgctcacaccacacacaaacacatgcttCCCTCTGAACTTGTTTCCGGCATGTTCTCGGTCTCACCGGATGTTAGTTTACTGTCGGCTGCTGAACATTCCTCGGCTTCTATTATTTCAGAACTAATTTAAggcttaaaaaataattctcccAATTACTGTGCAAAGCCCCGGGCAGCCAGGTACACAGGGGGCAGGCGGCCCCCTCTGAGGATAGGGCGAACCTTGCAGTGCTGGGCAGACAGGTGTGCAGGGCAGCTCCGGAGCAGCTCAGCCCCCGGGTGAGAGGGTCCCCGGAGCAGCCCAGCCTGGACCCAACATCTGATGGTTGCTCCCCACTTCCGCCACACAGGACGGCTGCAGCCACGGTGAGCCCAGCCGAGTTGTCGCCTCCACCAGTTGTGCTGGGTGGTGCTGCCCCGGCTGGGCCTGGGACGCAGGAACGGGCCCTTGAGCTGTGAAGGATTCGGTCCACAGGGTGCCCGGGGCTGGCCGGGCGTCTTTGGATGGGGCCACGAGAGTCTGTGGCAGACTAGCAGCTCGTACGTGGAGGGTGGGGTTTGACACACTCGGCTGCTTTAATTAGCTTTCTGTACCTGCTCTGGGGTCTGGGTGACTGAGACTGGACGCCAGCTGCTACCCCTACCACCTGCCTGTCCAGCACCCGACCTCAGGGGCCCAGCGGGCCAGGGCTGGGCAGGCGGAGCTGGGGAGTGTCGGGGTGGGTGCAGGAAGGAGCTGAGTCCCTGGGCCCTGGCCCAACGCCCcgccccctcccagcccctcgTCACCGGCCGGCCGGTGAGCTCATCTCTTCCTGGGCTGTAAATATCACCCAAGTGCTCACGACTCCCAAATGTGTCCTCCAGCCGGGCCCCTCTGCTGAGCTCAGCCTGCACAGCCCACGCGACACCCCCGTCCAGATGTCTCCTGGGCCTCGACAAAGCGGCCGCTCCACTCGGCGCCCCCACCTCAGGGACGGGTGCTCAGGGCGGACGCCTGGGAGCCCCGCCCGCCGCCTCCACCCCATGGAAGCGTCCGTGCATCCTGCCGAGTCCGACTTAAAACTCGTCCACTTCCTTCTGGATCCTCTCACCCCCTTCCTCAGGTCTGGTGGGACTGTGCCCCACTCCCCACCGCTGCCACTGCACAGGCCCCACTGTGGCCTGGAAGGGAGGCTGCAGAGCCCTGAGGGCAGCTGGTAGTGACAGTCAGCCCCGATGGTGGCCTGAGGGCGACGGGTGCTGTCTTCTTGGTGAGGAGTAGGCCCAGCAGAGGTAATAAGCTCCTCGTCCTGGAGGTGCAAGCTGAGGGCGGGACCTGCTGCCCTTCCACAAGCCAGGCAGCTCCGAGGCCACCAGCCTCCACTGCAGGTGGGCCGCTCAGGTGGGGCTCAAGGCTCTTTGCAAATGGGTGACTTTGGTTTCCCAGCCTCAGCTGAGAGCCCTACCCCAGATCCAGCAGTTTGGCTTGATCTTCTCGGGCATGACAGGGGCCACTTGGGAGAAAAACTGGATGAATAAATCCCTGCCCATACCCAGTACCCAGGCACTGCCTGGCAGACTCCTGGGCCTGGCTGTGGGGTTGCAGAGACTGGGGGTGACAGGGGTGCTGATGTGGGGCTCCAGACACAGGGCAGACACCATGCAACCTCTTGACATCAGGCTGTCCACAGAGAGGTTTCTGCTGGGGCTGCCAAGGGTCTCCTGGGCCTAGAGAGGCTGCAGAGGGAGTCCTGGGCAAACAGCATCCCACCCTGGCAGGGCTGCCCTGCCTGAGCTACCCCCAGCCCCAGGTAAGGCTGCCAGCCCTGGGGCTCAGGTAGGCAGAGGGGCAAACTGCAGGTGGAGGTGTGGGCAGCCGCATGGGGGGCCTCAGCACCTGTGGGCAGAGGCACAGGGTCTCCTGGAAGAAAAGACAGTGCATGTGGGAGGACCCTGAGGAGGGTACAGTCCAGACAGGCCCACCGAATTCTGTCTCTGCCCTGGCACAACGGGAGGGTCTGAGCTCCCCCCTGGGCTGCAGCACAGGCGCAGAGAAGCGGGCGGAGGAGCTGGGGCCTTGGCTGCTGCTCGTCCTCCccacttctccctccttctcctcccctcagGCTTCTGGAGCCCCGGCCGCCCCCACGACCATCTGGCTCCACCAGCAACGCTCCCCCACACCCTCCCCCACGCGTCCCtgtttttctccctctccccatccccagccaCTGCCCTGGTGGGGAGGGGCCCTTccctgggaaggcttcctggcCACGCAGCCCTTGCCTTTTGTTTCCGAGTCCTCTTCGGCCCAGGCCATGGGAAAGCGTGCCTGTGCATATTTCTGCCTCTATGCCGGCTGCTCGAGAGCTCACGGTGCATGCACGTATGTGCACGCGTGTTCcctgctgtgtgtgcatgtgtgtgcacgtgtgttccctgctgtgtgcatgtgtccatgTTCcctgctgtgtgcatgtgtgttcactgccctgctgtgtgcatatgtgtgcacgtgtttcctgctgtgtgcatgtgtgtgcatgtgtgttccctgccctgctgtgtgcatgtgtgtgcacgtataTTCCCTGCCATgctgtgtttgcatgtgtgtatgcatacatggGTGCAGGGACATGCAGAACCACCAGGGCCTGTGTTTGGGGTGTGGGCATGGTATAAGTGGAGGTGCCCTGGGCACACACATGTGGGATCTAGTGTGACCACCAGCCATGGTGTGAGGGTGCATGGAACCCCCAGTGGGCCTTGAGGCTAGGCCTGACCTGTCCAACTCTCCTTCAGGGCCTTCCTCTTCTGCCACCCACCAGCGGCAGGAGGAGTGTCCCTCatcctcagcttcctcctggggGCTGCCCAGGTGGGCTGACTGGGGTGGAGGACCTCAGAGCAAATGTCCCCACAGAGGCTGCTATGTCCAGACCCATGGACCTGGTGTGTGCTCCGTCAGCCAGACTCAATGATGTCAGCCACCAAGTGCACTCCATCTGTGAGGCTGGGGGGGTAGGGGCACCTGGCGTTGGAGCTGCCCTTGGCCCAGGCTACCCCGCCCGTGGTGCCAGGCAACTCCTCTTCCTCTGGGGCCTTGTGATTGGGGCGAGGCTGCCCGTCCAGCGCCCACCCCTGCTTCTCACCACCCACAGCACCCTAGCCTGAGAAGCCACTGCTTAGGAAAAGAGCTCTTTATTCCACGTCGTCCGATATTTTtacacaagtaaaataaaatgcgtATCTCTATATACCGCGATCTGGGTGGGGGCGGCGTTCTGGAACAAACGCTGCCACCGAACCCTGTAAACATGATGGGGTGGAAGTGGGGGTGGCGGGAGGGAGGCATCCGTCAGGgagggcctggcctggcctccccaCAGGTCGGCTGCCCGGCTGGCTGGCGGCGTGGAGAGAGACCCCGTATGTACACACACCTGGCTGCTGAGCACGCTGTCATGTCCTCTGGGGTCAGCAGGACCCCAGCACTGTCCACAGCACCAGCGCCAGGCCCAGGGGGGCAAGGCTGCAGGCGAGGCTGGGCAGGGCACCTGAGCCCTCCGAGTCACCAGTCCCACTGCCCCCGCTGCCTGCCTGGCCCAGACGGCAGTGGCTGCGGGTGCGGTTCTTGCGGGAACAGCCTGGCCTCCGGCGAGGGCCTGAGGTGGGAAACCCGGGTGGCTGGGAGCCCTCGGGCCGCACTGCGGTGAGCGGGGGCTCGGCAGAGCCAGGCAGAGTCCCAAAGGGGGAGTCGTTGATGTGCCGTGGGCCGGAGCCGTTGCCCGGCGGGCTGTCACCAGGCGGCACGCGCCCCTTCAGCGCATTGCCTGCCGAGGCCGGTCTCCCAGGCTCTAGCACTGAGGCCTTGTCGGCAGCGTCTGGCTGGCAGCATTTGGGAAGCCCCAGTGGCTCCTCGCTGGTGGCCCGACCAGTCCAGATGGGGTGGTAGGGCCTGGCAGCCACAGCGCAGCCCTCCAGGTCACTGGCAGCTAGGCGCTTGAGGTCTCGGCCGGCCAGGCGTTGGGGTAGGGTGCAGGGCACTTCCGAGGAAGAGCCACGGAACTTCTGCAGCCAGCCCCAGAGTGGGCGTGCCCGGCAGTCACACACCCAGGGGTTGTCATTGAGCCTCAGGTACTGCAGGGCACGCAGGGGCACCAGGGCCTCAGTGGGCAGCGCTGATAGATTGTTGGCAAACAGATAGAGCGTCATGAGACGGCCGAGGTCACGGAAGGCGTGTGGGTGCACGTGGGCCACGCGGTTCTGGTGCAGCAGGAGGCGGTCGAGGCTGTGCAGGCCGCGGAAGGCGCGCTCGGGCACACTGGAGATGCGGTTGCCGTGCAGGAAGAGGTGCGTGAGGTTGCCCAGGTCGCGGAAGGTGTCGTCAGGCAGTGCCTGCAGCGCGTTGTCCTGCAGGTAGAGGTACTGCAGGGCAGCCAGGCCACGGaacaggcccaggcccagctcctgcaggCCGCAACGGTCCAGGTGCAGCGTGTGCAGGCGGCCCAGGCCGTGGAACGTGGCAGGGTCCACGGACCGGAGCTGCGCGTTGTCGCTGAGGTCCAGCTGCTCCAGCAGGGCTAGGCCGGCAAAGGCGGCTGCGTCGATTCGGGCCAGCACGTTCGAGTGCAGCCACAGGATGGTGAGGTTGCGGCAGGCGCGGAAGCTGGCGGCTGGCACATGTGAGATGCGGTTGCCGTGCAGGAAGATGCGCTGGCTGGTGGCCGGGATGCCCGCGGGCACAGCCAGCAGGCCTTGCTGGGGGCAGCTCGTTGTCACCTTGGGCTCATTGTAGCACACACAGGCACCTGGGCACGGGGCTGCCACCCGCCAGGCCTGCAGCCACAGCACCCATGCCAGCAGCCGGCTCCCTATGGGCAGAGGACAGGGTGGTTAGCAGGCAGGGCAGGGGTACTGGAGGAGCTGGAGGTTCTGGAGCCAGGTGGCCCTGGGGATTGGGTCTCAGGAGGTCCTGGGGCTGGGACGGAgatgtggccaccaccactgggaacTGGGATGTTAGGATCCCCGCTTCACAGGCCACATGGACAACAATGGGCTAGAACACTGCTCGGAGCCACACACTCCCCCGGGAAGCCACATCTGCAGACTCCCCACACCACACATCCAGTGCTCACATACTCGGGAGCGGCCCGCCAGGTCACCAGGGGCACTCACTTGGAGGTCTCCACTCGAGACTGCAGTGAAACAGAGCCCACTGTAGGAGTTCCAGGGCCCAGTGGAGGTTCCACCCACAAGGCCTAGGAAACACTGCAGCGGGGCTGGGGTCCCTCTGGGCACCTCTGCTATTCCAGAGATAGTGCCTGGATGCCCAAGGGCCGGGGTAGAGGGCAAGTGTGTCCAGGGCTCGGGAGGAGGAGTCACGTCCCACAGCCACCCAGGCAGGCTGCTCCCTCCTCCACACTTCCTCCTTTTAAGCACTTCCTAACTTGGCAGGAACCCCTCCTGCAGCCTCCGCCCCCTGGCCTCATTCTCTGCTCCATCTCCTCCCTGGGAGGAGTTCACTCCTCCCCAGCCAACCCCTGCAGTGCCAGCTGCCTGCACCCCTCCCACCCAGATGCCATCAGCAGGGACAGCCTCCCAGTAGGTTCCCCCCTCAGCCCCCAGGGCCTATACCCCCTACTCCACTGTGGGGTCAGACACACCTGGGGCTTCCCCAAGGCCCTACATGGGCAGTAGCCCCTGCTGGGGTGCCGCATCCAGAGCTGGTCTCACCAGCGGAGCCAATCACCCCGGAATAAGCTTTCCTGCCTCTCCTTCTGCCATTGAGCCCCCACCCCTTTCTAATGCTGAAGATTCTTTCCGCCTTCAGGAGTGAGTCTATTAAAATGTGAATCCCCTGGGAGGGTTATGGCTTATCAGCTAACACTTGAGTTATCAGCTAACACCTGCCTTGACGGCTAACGCCTTCCTCAGCAGCTGCCTGAGCAGGATTCTGCAGACACGAGGCTAAGTGCTGTGGTTGGAGCCAGGCAGGAGGAAGGAGCGGACTACAGCCAGCTTCCCTGACCCAGAACTGTGACCCCGGGGCCTTCCAACCCACCCTGGGGCCCCTGTCTCACTGGGTACTCTCAACTTGGGCGGACAGTGCAGAGCCCAGCAAGCCCAGCACACTCAGTGGGCACCGGTCATGTGCATCCTCCCAGACTCAGGCTCGTAGGTCCTGAGACCTCCTCCCCACAGCCTGGGGGCCTCCTGTGCCATGCCTGCCCCAGGGCCACTTATTGGCTACCAAGGAGATGGCAGCCCAGGGATGGGGGTCTGGAGGCCCCGCCCTAGGTGGGCTGGGTGAGGAAAGCACTTAGCCCTGGCGCTCTTTAAACGGCGGACACCCCTCCGCTCTCCTTCTATTCACTCTTCTTGGGAAGGTGGGGCCTGACCATGCCAGCTCCCCACTGGTGTCTCACCTGCTGTCACCAGAGGGAAACAGTGCTATGTAAATGGCACTTCCTGTCCAGGGGCCAGGTGGGTGGAGGCCCCAGGTGCTTGTGGGGGTGACTCTGTCACATTACCGACCACACCACATCACTGACTGTGGGGGTCACCACCTGAGCCTTGTCACCGACCATACCATGCGACTGACTGCACCCACCAAAGACTAGCCATGCATGGTGACCAAGCCCGCCACATCACCACGTCCTGTGGCTCCAGGCCCAAAGCTGTGGGCTGTGAGTTCGGCTGTGGTCAGGGCTTAGCTCACTCCCCGGAACAGAGCCCTGTGCTCAGGAATCTCCTCCCTCCCGAAGCCGCTGTGTCCACTCTAAACACACCACAGTCAAGTGTCAGGACTGAGCCACATGGTGTTGCGGGcttgggggcgggggaggggacaATGGAGGATGCGGGGGAGTGGCCACATGGCACTCAGTTCTGCCAGGAAGTGGATGTAGGGTGCAAAGACACAGCTCGGTTCCTGCCGAGACAACTGCTTTTCGTAAACCAAGTTCTGAGAGTCGGGTGAGGTGGGCTCTCTTCTCACTGCAGCCACGGTAATTGGCTCCAGCCCGGCCCCCCTTGGGGCCTGCCCGCTGGTCTCCATGGCAACCCCTCTGCTGAGCGAGCAGGAAGGGGCATCTTTTTATGAGATAATCAAACCCAACTTTGT from the Callithrix jacchus isolate 240 chromosome 1, calJac240_pri, whole genome shotgun sequence genome contains:
- the RTN4R gene encoding reticulon-4 receptor, whose amino-acid sequence is MKRASSGGSRLLAWVLWLQAWRVAAPCPGACVCYNEPKVTTSCPQQGLLAVPAGIPATSQRIFLHGNRISHVPAASFRACRNLTILWLHSNVLARIDAAAFAGLALLEQLDLSDNAQLRSVDPATFHGLGRLHTLHLDRCGLQELGLGLFRGLAALQYLYLQDNALQALPDDTFRDLGNLTHLFLHGNRISSVPERAFRGLHSLDRLLLHQNRVAHVHPHAFRDLGRLMTLYLFANNLSALPTEALVPLRALQYLRLNDNPWVCDCRARPLWGWLQKFRGSSSEVPCTLPQRLAGRDLKRLAASDLEGCAVAARPYHPIWTGRATSEEPLGLPKCCQPDAADKASVLEPGRPASAGNALKGRVPPGDSPPGNGSGPRHINDSPFGTLPGSAEPPLTAVRPEGSQPPGFPTSGPRRRPGCSRKNRTRSHCRLGQAGSGGSGTGDSEGSGALPSLACSLAPLGLALVLWTVLGSC